The genomic segment TGGGGAGTAGTGACCAGTGCTTGTCCCAGACCGCACCTTGTTCGATCCAGCGTTTGATCAGATCAATTTCGCCCTGCGTAAGATCCAAATTCGCATCGGCCGGCGGCATACGCAGCGTTTCGTCATCGCTTGTGATCCGCAAAAAGACTTCGCTGTTACTGAGATCGCCCGGCTTGACGACGTGCGTCCCCTCGCCCGCTTCCACGGTCGCCAGCAAGCCCTCGCGGCGATCGAGGCGTAACTCCGCTTGCCGCTGTTCTTCATCGGGACCATGACAGGTATAACAGCGGTCCGAGAAAATCGGCTTGATGTCACGATTGAAATCGACCGGTTCCGCCGCATCGTCCGCGCGGAGTTGCGTCGCACACCCCAACAGCAAGGCGATCATCCACAGCAAAATCGACGCTCCGCACACCCGGCGCCGCAGCCATTGCTTCGTCCACACAGCCATCCCACGTCCATCCACTCACGCATTCCGGCAGCGCCTACCAGGATCGCCAAGTCGGCCGCTGCCGCTGAAAATGTCATGTACTATCATACACGCATTTCTCAAAATCTGCGCGGTTTTAGAGGGATGTGCCGTGATTTCGTTGACTTGCCGCACCGGTTTTTTGTCCGAGCAAGCAACTCAAACAAACTCTTAAGTGGCACCGTTGTTGCTGGAAATGTTGGCCAATTCCAATTCCATAAACACGCGGATCAGCCGCTCCAGTGATTGCGGGCGGCGGACCGGTTGTTTGGCCAACATGGCGGCGACCAATTCTTCCAACTCACGCGGCACATCGGCGGCGAAATTCCGGACCTTAGGCGGCGTTGCCCCAAGCTGGCTCCGCAACAGGTCGCCCGGCTGCTGTGCCTGAAACGGCAACCGGCCGGTCAGCATTTGAAACAACGTTACGCCCAAGCTGTAGATATCGCGAGCGACTCCCCAACTCGGCTCCGCTGAAAGAGCTTCGGGCGCCAAATACTCCGGTGTGCCGGTCAGGATGTCGACCGTGGGAATTTGATCAGCGTCGATTTTTCGACAGCGGCGAGCGAACCCCAAGTCCAGCAACTTCAAACTTCCATCCGCCGCAAGCAGCAAGTTGGCCGGTTTAATGTCACCGTGGGTGTAACCAGCCTGACGCAGACATTCCAAACCCTCGGCGCATTGGCGGGCAATCCACAGAGCATCGATGTAAGCTAATTTTCCCCGCTTGTGCAGCACGCTCTCCAGGATCTCTCCATCCAACCATTCCATCAGCAGATAGGGAGGCGAACTCTCGAGATCGGCCGCAAATACCTTGACCACGTACCGGCTATTCACCGCCGCGCCCACTTCGGCTTCGTTTTCTAACAGTCGTTGCGTGACCGTATAGTCCGCCCAGTCCGCTCGCAACATTTTCAGCGCAAACATTTCACCGGAATCGCGATGCGTCACCCGCCACACATCGGCCATCGCCCCTCCGCCGAGAAATTCCATCGGCACAAATTCTTCCGGCAGCAAGTCCGCTGCGCTTGCGCGACGCTCATCCGGCCTAGCCGTGCCCTTGCCTGCCCTGGAATTTACAGTAGAAGCCATACAAAACCCGATTGAAATGACGAACGGACTTAAGATCGGAACGGATTGGCCCAATCCGCCGTTTTGAGAGAACAGTGCTGGCAGTCACACCAAAGGTGACCAACAACGCCCGCTTGTTTCCTTATCGGTCCCGAAGAGGCTATGGGATAAGCGGGTTGGGGCGATTTTTACCAGGCAGCCGCACCTACGAAAAAAGCCGCGACCCTGCGGCCACGGCTTTTTCGTATTTCCTGGTTCACGTCGACATGTCAAAACCATCAATCGACTTCAATCGTGACCCAACCGTCGAGCGCCTCGATATTTGAGATGTTCAACGGAACTTGTTTGTCCTCAAACTGAACGTCGCGTTGTCGCTTCACCGTCCGTGGAGGTGTCGCCCGTTGGAAAATCCCCCGCATCGCGGAAGCGAAACCGAGTTGTTTCAACCGGCTGTCGGGTGATTCGACCGGCACGACACGAATACCACCTTCGCGTTCGATCTGAATCGCATCTCCGTCGACGGTAAATTTGACTTCGATGGTAATTTCCTGGGTCGGAATGTCATCGTCGTCCTCACGTTGGATACCCGCACGAATACGGATGATCAACAGATTATTGCTGACCTGAACACGAATCGGATCCTGGTCGGCGAAGATCAACGTCGCCGGTCCGCTCTCGTCTTCTTCGTAGTCGTCCTCACCTTTTTCAGGTTCGGGGAATTTGAAGTCGTCTCCCAACAGCTTTTTGAGACGCGTTTCGAACAAGATTTTCAACTCGTCTTCGTTCATCGTCTTGCCGGCCAAATCCATGCGATCCACGCTGTTATTGATCCACGTTTCGTGGACTTGAACCAGCGCGCCGTTGGCCGGTGCAGAGACGGCGTAGGGAGATCCAGCCCCCAATTCACCCGATCCCATCAATCGTGCTTCGACGGTGACATCGTCTTCAGTCGTACGAAACGACTTGGCGTCAGGGAATAATCCCAATTCGCGAAGTGGTTTGTCGACATTTTCATCCATGTCGGCATTGGCCGCCACGAAACGCGCGTCAGTTTCGTCATTCAATCGCGGCAGCACTCGACTGCTCACGCGTCCCCGGGCAATAGCTTCGGATTGCCCTTTTCGCTTCTGAGCTTCACCGACGGCAATGTTGTCGGCAATACCCCCGAAAATCGGGATTCCGCTGAAGTTGGTGCTGGCACCGACAGTTTGGTTGTTGGCGTTGACCGCAATATCAGCGTTTTCGGTGTAAAACAGATCACCATCGAAGAGCACCGGCTTATTCGCCCAGAAGTAATGCGTACCGTGCGTAAAGATTGTCGCTTGATCGGTCACACCCTGCGTGTTGGAGTTGATGCGTCCAGCGAGTTTGATGTTGAACCGCACTCGGTTCGGGTCCGGTTTAAAATCAAACGAGACATCCGTC from the Symmachiella macrocystis genome contains:
- a CDS encoding serine/threonine-protein kinase; this translates as MASTVNSRAGKGTARPDERRASAADLLPEEFVPMEFLGGGAMADVWRVTHRDSGEMFALKMLRADWADYTVTQRLLENEAEVGAAVNSRYVVKVFAADLESSPPYLLMEWLDGEILESVLHKRGKLAYIDALWIARQCAEGLECLRQAGYTHGDIKPANLLLAADGSLKLLDLGFARRCRKIDADQIPTVDILTGTPEYLAPEALSAEPSWGVARDIYSLGVTLFQMLTGRLPFQAQQPGDLLRSQLGATPPKVRNFAADVPRELEELVAAMLAKQPVRRPQSLERLIRVFMELELANISSNNGAT